The Geodermatophilaceae bacterium NBWT11 genome has a segment encoding these proteins:
- a CDS encoding SDR family oxidoreductase: MDLQLTGKRALVTGAGRGIGRAVALRLVEEGAQVALLARDRAALEAVAAEIGPGALVVPADTTDDAAVRAAVDTVVGAWSGVDVLVNAAARPASSGPTPSLADLTDDALRVEVETKVLGYLRCARAVAPHMTAQGWGRIVNVSGLNARRTGSLVGTVRNVAVAAMTANLAEELGRSGVNVTVVHPGTTVTERTAGVAQARAEADGTTVEQALTAMAADTRIGRLVTAEEVADVVAFLCSPRSVAVTGDAIAVGGGARGVVHY, translated from the coding sequence ATGGACCTGCAGCTGACCGGGAAGCGGGCGCTGGTCACCGGCGCCGGCCGGGGCATCGGCCGGGCGGTCGCGCTGCGGCTGGTCGAGGAGGGCGCGCAGGTCGCCCTGCTGGCCCGGGACCGCGCGGCGCTGGAGGCGGTCGCCGCCGAGATCGGTCCGGGCGCACTCGTCGTCCCGGCCGACACCACCGACGACGCCGCCGTGCGGGCCGCGGTGGACACGGTGGTGGGTGCCTGGAGCGGGGTGGACGTGCTGGTCAACGCCGCCGCCCGGCCGGCCAGCTCCGGGCCCACCCCGTCGCTGGCCGACCTCACCGACGACGCGCTGCGGGTGGAGGTGGAGACCAAGGTGCTGGGCTACCTGCGCTGCGCCCGTGCCGTCGCCCCGCACATGACCGCGCAGGGCTGGGGCCGGATCGTCAACGTGAGCGGGCTCAACGCCCGGCGCACCGGGTCGCTGGTGGGCACCGTGCGCAACGTGGCGGTGGCCGCGATGACCGCGAACCTGGCCGAGGAGCTGGGCCGGTCGGGGGTCAACGTCACGGTGGTGCACCCCGGGACGACGGTCACCGAACGCACCGCGGGCGTGGCGCAGGCCCGCGCCGAGGCCGACGGCACCACCGTCGAGCAGGCGCTCACCGCGATGGCCGCCGACACCCGGATCGGCCGGCTGGTCACCGCCGAGGAGGTCGCCGACGTCGTCGCCTTCCTCTGCTCCCCCCGCAGTGTCGCCGTCACCGGCGACGCGATCGCCGTCGGCGGCGGCGCCCGCGGCGTCGTCCACTACTGA
- a CDS encoding EAL domain-containing protein, whose translation MHRCGGHPTRTGEVGVLPAPAPPRPVETVTVPRSVVVPAPGAPVSRRDVPTAVALDTARVSRAVVHAATVRVDVAVLVVTVDDAGTRIRWGNAGVERLLGHATGDLLGTPVDRLLPEPPPGGLATLFRRERSVTTDLRARTRTGELVDVTVLCTPSSDAGVWTLSAWPARSDAERALADSAAAHERRFTTLTERSPVPTLLSEHGMRLAHVNDAFCRLTGRQAEELLGTGWLASVHPEDVEALVDTAAAVLDGGSGDVRARLLRTPGEERSCLLRFSHLETPGVGSGFVATIEDVTDRLAFEARLAHQATHDPLTGLPNRTRLAEYVAERFVPGTRDGLACLFLDVDDFKVVNDSLGHPAGDQLLVQVARRLRAVVRPTDLVVRFGGDEFVVVCEDVGEADAVSLGRRISTALAAPVQLGGVSVGVRVSVGVTVQTPAHLTPDELVRDCDIAMYQAKAEGKGRVSVLDHASRAAAREKLQLVADLRTAVDTRAITLAYQPVVQTASLRPVGVEALARWDHPTRGPIGPAVFVPLAEESGLVDALGLLVLDEACRQTAAWDDALGLAAPRYVHVNVSALQLDEHLPPLVAATLARHEVGAERICIELTESALMRHPERAASVLADLRALGVAIAVDDFGTGYSSLGHLRQLPVDCLKIDRSFVAELSAGHPEITRAVVALAAGLGLDSVAEGVETEEQARMLTELGATHLQGYGIARPMDGDSTTAWFAERAR comes from the coding sequence GTGCACCGGTGCGGGGGCCACCCCACCCGGACGGGGGAGGTCGGCGTCCTCCCGGCTCCAGCTCCGCCACGCCCGGTCGAGACCGTCACCGTGCCCCGGTCCGTCGTCGTCCCCGCCCCGGGGGCACCCGTGTCCCGGCGGGACGTCCCGACAGCGGTCGCCCTGGACACCGCCCGGGTCAGCCGCGCCGTGGTGCACGCGGCCACCGTGCGGGTCGACGTCGCCGTGCTCGTCGTGACGGTGGACGACGCCGGCACCCGGATCCGCTGGGGCAACGCCGGGGTGGAACGGCTGCTCGGGCACGCCACCGGCGACCTGCTCGGCACGCCGGTCGACCGGCTGCTGCCCGAGCCCCCGCCCGGTGGTCTGGCCACGCTGTTCCGCCGGGAGCGCTCGGTCACCACCGACCTGCGGGCCCGCACCCGCACCGGCGAGCTGGTCGACGTCACCGTGCTGTGCACGCCGTCCTCGGACGCCGGGGTGTGGACGCTGAGCGCCTGGCCGGCCCGCAGCGACGCCGAGCGTGCCCTCGCCGACTCCGCCGCCGCCCACGAGCGGCGCTTCACCACCCTCACCGAACGGTCGCCGGTGCCCACCCTGCTCTCCGAGCACGGCATGCGGCTCGCGCACGTCAACGACGCCTTCTGCCGGCTCACCGGCCGGCAGGCCGAGGAGCTGCTGGGCACCGGCTGGCTGGCCAGCGTGCACCCCGAGGACGTCGAGGCCCTGGTCGACACCGCGGCCGCGGTGCTGGACGGGGGCTCGGGCGACGTCCGGGCGCGGCTGCTCCGCACCCCCGGTGAGGAACGGTCCTGCCTGCTGCGCTTCTCCCACCTGGAGACCCCCGGCGTGGGCAGCGGTTTCGTGGCCACCATCGAGGACGTCACCGACCGGCTCGCCTTCGAGGCCCGGCTGGCCCACCAGGCCACCCACGACCCGCTGACCGGACTGCCCAACCGCACCCGGCTCGCCGAGTACGTCGCCGAGCGCTTCGTGCCCGGCACCCGGGACGGGCTGGCCTGCCTGTTCCTCGACGTCGACGACTTCAAGGTGGTCAACGACTCCCTCGGCCACCCCGCGGGGGACCAGCTGCTGGTGCAGGTGGCCCGGCGGCTGCGCGCCGTCGTCCGGCCCACCGACCTGGTGGTGCGCTTCGGCGGCGACGAGTTCGTGGTGGTCTGCGAGGACGTCGGGGAGGCCGACGCGGTGTCCCTGGGCCGCCGCATCTCCACGGCGCTGGCCGCCCCGGTGCAGCTGGGCGGGGTGAGCGTCGGCGTGCGGGTCAGCGTGGGCGTGACCGTGCAGACCCCGGCGCACCTGACGCCCGACGAGCTGGTCCGGGACTGCGACATCGCGATGTACCAGGCCAAGGCCGAGGGCAAGGGCCGGGTGTCGGTGCTCGACCACGCCTCCCGGGCCGCGGCGCGGGAGAAGCTGCAGCTCGTCGCCGACCTGCGCACCGCCGTCGACACCCGGGCGATCACGCTGGCCTACCAGCCGGTGGTGCAGACCGCGTCGCTGCGCCCGGTGGGCGTGGAGGCCCTCGCGCGCTGGGACCACCCCACCCGGGGCCCGATCGGCCCGGCGGTGTTCGTGCCGCTTGCCGAGGAGAGCGGGCTGGTCGACGCCCTGGGCCTGCTGGTCCTCGACGAGGCCTGCCGGCAGACTGCGGCGTGGGACGACGCCCTTGGCCTCGCCGCGCCCCGCTACGTGCACGTCAACGTCTCGGCGCTCCAGCTCGACGAGCACCTGCCCCCGCTGGTGGCCGCCACCCTGGCCCGGCACGAGGTCGGGGCGGAGCGGATCTGCATCGAGCTCACCGAGTCCGCGCTGATGCGGCACCCCGAGCGGGCGGCCTCCGTGCTCGCCGACCTGCGGGCGCTGGGCGTGGCCATCGCCGTCGACGACTTCGGCACCGGCTACTCCTCGCTGGGCCACCTGCGCCAGCTGCCGGTGGACTGCCTGAAGATCGACCGGTCCTTCGTCGCCGAGCTGTCCGCGGGGCATCCCGAGATCACCCGGGCCGTCGTCGCCCTGGCCGCCGGCCTCGGGCTGG
- a CDS encoding YceI family protein, producing MAKHRASQGAATDFDDATTALTDVTGDYTVDAAHTRIGFRARHAMVTTVRGTFGEFEGTAHLDTARPEASRVELRMDAGSLDTGQPDRDAHLRSADFLDVEQFPEVTFVSTAVEQLEADVYEVTGDLTIKGRTREVSVEFTLTGSAQDPFGNVRVGFEGALAVKRSDWGLVWNAALETGGVLVSDRIQIEFDVSVIKAG from the coding sequence GTGGCCAAGCACCGCGCGAGCCAAGGCGCCGCGACCGACTTCGACGACGCCACCACCGCCCTGACCGACGTCACCGGCGACTACACCGTCGACGCCGCGCACACCCGGATCGGCTTCCGGGCCCGGCACGCGATGGTCACCACCGTGCGCGGCACGTTCGGCGAGTTCGAGGGCACCGCGCACCTGGACACCGCGCGACCCGAGGCGAGCCGGGTCGAGCTGCGGATGGACGCCGGCAGCCTGGACACCGGCCAGCCCGACCGGGACGCGCACCTGCGCTCGGCGGACTTCCTCGACGTCGAGCAGTTCCCCGAGGTCACGTTCGTCTCCACCGCCGTCGAGCAGCTCGAGGCCGACGTGTACGAGGTCACCGGGGACCTGACGATCAAGGGGCGCACCCGCGAGGTGTCGGTGGAGTTCACCCTCACCGGTTCGGCCCAGGACCCCTTCGGCAACGTCCGGGTGGGCTTCGAGGGCGCGCTGGCGGTCAAGCGCAGCGACTGGGGCCTGGTGTGGAACGCGGCTCTGGAGACCGGTGGGGTGCTGGTCAGCGACCGCATCCAGATCGAGTTCGACGTCTCGGTCATCAAGGCCGGCTGA
- a CDS encoding type 1 glutamine amidotransferase, whose protein sequence is MAELTGKTIAVLAAQGVERVELEEPRAALQAAGATTHLISVPDGVEDGAIPSMDGDIHPASTHPVDHLVADVSAADYDGLLLPGGVVNPDTLRQDEDALAFVKAFFDAGKPVAAICHAPWTLLEAGVLEGRTLTSFPSIRGDLRRGGATVVDEEVSRDGNLVTSRNPDDIPAFNAAIVELYAGS, encoded by the coding sequence ATGGCTGAACTGACCGGCAAGACCATCGCCGTGCTCGCCGCCCAGGGCGTCGAGCGCGTCGAGCTCGAGGAGCCCCGCGCCGCCCTGCAGGCCGCGGGTGCCACCACCCACCTGATCTCCGTGCCGGACGGCGTCGAGGACGGCGCCATCCCCTCCATGGACGGCGACATCCACCCGGCGAGCACGCACCCCGTCGACCACCTGGTCGCCGACGTGTCCGCCGCCGACTACGACGGCCTGCTGCTCCCTGGCGGCGTGGTCAACCCAGACACCCTGCGCCAGGACGAGGACGCCCTCGCCTTCGTGAAGGCCTTCTTCGACGCCGGCAAGCCCGTGGCCGCCATCTGCCACGCCCCCTGGACGCTGCTGGAGGCCGGGGTGCTCGAGGGCCGCACGCTCACCTCGTTCCCCAGCATCCGGGGCGACCTGCGCCGCGGCGGGGCCACCGTCGTCGACGAGGAGGTCTCCCGGGACGGGAACCTGGTGACCAGCCGCAACCCCGACGACATCCCGGCGTTCAACGCCGCGATCGTGGAGCTCTACGCCGGCAGCTGA
- a CDS encoding acyl-CoA dehydrogenase, producing MDFTFDNEQNALREAVAGLLMRAYGGDQRRSVTREEPGFDEKTWAQLAEMGVLGLPFAEEDGGMGAGQAEVAIVATEIGRVLAPEPFVESVVLAGGLVAAVGTAEQRTAVLGPLAEGSSVLAAALAEPTARWTPSAAGVTATADGGSWTLTGVKEPVQHGARADVLVVSAAVDGGTRLFLVQGDATGLTRTGYRTHDVGRAARVVFDGTPAELLGDSDADRTADVEQALARATVAYAHEAVGAMDTALTTTAEYLRTRKQFGVSLNKFQALTFRAADMYVTLELVRSTALWATMVLDAEGSTADDVVAAADRARLQTSRAGRHIGKEAIQLHGGIGVTAEYKVGHYTSRLTAIDHLLGDGDWARARLAGRVGSYDTVEAVP from the coding sequence GTGGACTTCACCTTCGACAACGAACAGAACGCCCTGCGCGAGGCCGTCGCCGGCCTGCTGATGCGGGCCTACGGCGGGGACCAGCGCCGCTCGGTCACCCGCGAGGAGCCCGGCTTCGACGAGAAGACCTGGGCCCAGCTCGCCGAGATGGGCGTGCTCGGCCTGCCCTTCGCCGAGGAGGACGGCGGCATGGGCGCCGGTCAGGCCGAGGTGGCGATCGTGGCCACCGAGATCGGCCGAGTGCTGGCGCCGGAGCCCTTCGTCGAGTCCGTCGTCCTCGCCGGTGGCCTCGTCGCTGCCGTCGGCACCGCGGAGCAGCGCACGGCCGTGCTCGGCCCGCTGGCCGAGGGCAGCAGCGTGCTGGCCGCGGCCCTCGCCGAGCCCACCGCACGCTGGACACCCTCGGCCGCCGGGGTCACCGCGACCGCCGACGGCGGCTCCTGGACCCTCACCGGGGTCAAGGAGCCCGTGCAGCACGGCGCCCGCGCCGACGTCCTGGTCGTCTCCGCGGCCGTGGACGGCGGCACCCGGCTGTTCCTGGTGCAGGGCGACGCCACCGGGCTGACCCGCACCGGGTACCGCACCCACGACGTGGGCCGGGCCGCCCGGGTGGTCTTCGACGGCACCCCCGCCGAGCTGCTCGGCGACTCCGACGCCGACCGCACCGCCGACGTCGAGCAGGCCCTGGCCCGGGCGACCGTGGCCTACGCCCACGAGGCGGTCGGGGCGATGGACACCGCGCTGACCACCACCGCGGAGTACCTGCGCACCCGCAAGCAGTTCGGGGTCTCGCTGAACAAGTTCCAGGCCCTGACGTTCCGCGCCGCGGACATGTACGTGACCCTGGAGCTGGTCCGCAGCACCGCGCTGTGGGCGACCATGGTGCTCGACGCCGAGGGCTCCACCGCCGACGACGTGGTGGCCGCCGCCGACCGGGCCCGGCTGCAGACCAGCCGCGCCGGCCGGCACATCGGCAAGGAGGCCATCCAGCTGCACGGCGGGATCGGCGTCACCGCCGAGTACAAGGTCGGGCACTACACCTCGCGGCTGACCGCCATCGACCACCTGCTGGGTGACGGCGACTGGGCCCGCGCCCGGCTGGCCGGCCGCGTCGGTTCCTACGACACGGTCGAGGCCGTGCCGTGA
- a CDS encoding methyltransferase, producing MEDEAAAGGVGPGQASPFWAAAWVGGQGLARHVLDHPELVAGRTVLDLGAGSGLVGIAAALAGATRVLASDVDPYAVAVMDLNAAANGVTVLEPVGDVLDADLPEVDVVLAGDVFYDLTMADRVRPWLFTAWVRGATVLVGDPGRSQLPSGLVEVAGYDVVDSGVDVARRTTVWRLP from the coding sequence ATGGAGGACGAGGCCGCCGCCGGGGGCGTGGGCCCGGGGCAGGCGTCGCCGTTCTGGGCCGCCGCCTGGGTCGGCGGGCAGGGTCTGGCCCGGCACGTGCTCGACCACCCGGAGCTGGTGGCCGGACGCACCGTGCTGGACCTCGGCGCCGGCAGCGGGCTCGTGGGCATCGCGGCGGCCCTGGCCGGTGCCACCCGGGTGCTGGCCAGCGACGTCGACCCGTACGCCGTCGCGGTGATGGACCTCAACGCCGCGGCCAACGGGGTGACCGTGCTCGAGCCGGTGGGCGACGTGCTGGACGCCGACCTGCCCGAGGTCGACGTGGTGCTGGCCGGGGACGTCTTCTACGACCTGACGATGGCCGACCGGGTGCGGCCCTGGCTGTTCACCGCCTGGGTGCGGGGCGCGACGGTGCTGGTCGGCGATCCCGGCCGCAGCCAGCTGCCCAGCGGGCTGGTCGAGGTGGCCGGGTACGACGTCGTCGACAGCGGTGTGGACGTCGCCCGCCGGACGACGGTGTGGCGACTGCCCTGA
- a CDS encoding lytic transglycosylase domain-containing protein has translation MALGTGPGTAQAEPSAAASQAVSVADQLGLTAADASPADLGTHLGELESSRAQREADEATAAQAQAAADQAELDAQAAAAAAQAAAEAQAAAQAQAAAEAAAAAEAAAAQTPSNFHDYALAALGGDASQFSCLENLWGKESGWNPNAQNPSSTAYGIAQFLNSTWALTGIAKTSDGFRQIDAGLIYIDRVYGSPCSAWAHSQANNWY, from the coding sequence GTGGCCCTGGGCACCGGACCGGGCACCGCCCAGGCCGAGCCCTCCGCGGCCGCCTCGCAGGCGGTGAGCGTGGCCGACCAGCTCGGGCTGACCGCCGCCGACGCGTCCCCGGCCGACCTCGGCACCCACCTCGGCGAGCTGGAGTCCAGCCGGGCGCAGCGCGAGGCCGACGAGGCCACCGCCGCCCAGGCGCAGGCCGCGGCCGACCAGGCCGAGCTGGACGCCCAGGCAGCCGCTGCCGCCGCCCAGGCCGCGGCCGAGGCGCAGGCCGCTGCGCAGGCGCAGGCTGCTGCGGAGGCCGCCGCGGCGGCCGAGGCCGCCGCAGCGCAGACCCCCAGCAACTTCCACGACTACGCGCTCGCCGCCCTCGGCGGGGACGCCTCGCAGTTCTCCTGCCTGGAGAACCTGTGGGGCAAGGAGTCGGGCTGGAACCCGAACGCGCAGAACCCGTCGTCGACGGCCTACGGCATCGCCCAGTTCCTCAACTCGACCTGGGCGCTGACCGGTATCGCCAAGACCTCCGACGGGTTCCGGCAGATCGACGCCGGGCTCATCTACATCGACCGGGTCTACGGCTCCCCGTGCTCGGCGTGGGCGCACTCGCAGGCCAACAACTGGTACTGA
- a CDS encoding amidase (catalyzes the hydrolysis of a monocarboxylic acid amid to form a monocarboxylate and ammonia) has protein sequence MRSSPNRVLLAGVAAGALLLTGCTSGGGGGTEPAAAGREAGSPLDSLDLDALTIPDLQAMMDDGELTAVQLTQAYLDRIAEHDDEVGAVLTLNTQALADAQASDDARADGGARSELEGIPVLLKDNVDTADLPTTAGSRLLVDSEPDDATVTTRLLEAGAIVIGKANLSEWANFRGDGSTSGWSGVGGQTANPYVLDRNPCGSSSGSGAGVAASFAQVAIGTETDGSIVCPAGANGVVGLKPTLGQVSRTGIVPISAEQDTAGPMARHTVDAAILLSVVAGADDEDAATGLAPDDVDTAFTDLDLDALQGARIGVWSPAADSGVDAATLQVLTDTVATLEAAGATTVPVELPYTEEFGAGETPALLAEFDRDLTAYLEATDGDVPDDLAGLVAENADDPVELAYFGQELLVEAIDAPDATATRETIRDLAQRSIDETLAQGAGAEDDLTAVVALTNTPAWLTRYLSVDGVADDFLYSSSGPAAVAGYPSVSVPAGFAGPQGALPVGVSFTGTGWADADLLDVAADFEDAAQARRAPGFLPTVGA, from the coding sequence ATGCGCTCCTCGCCGAACCGTGTCCTGCTCGCCGGTGTGGCCGCCGGCGCGCTGTTGCTCACCGGCTGCACGTCGGGAGGGGGTGGGGGCACCGAACCCGCTGCGGCCGGCCGGGAGGCCGGCTCCCCGCTGGACTCCCTGGACCTGGACGCGCTCACCATCCCCGACCTGCAGGCGATGATGGACGACGGCGAGCTCACCGCCGTCCAGCTCACCCAGGCGTACCTGGACCGGATCGCCGAGCACGACGACGAGGTCGGGGCCGTGCTCACCCTGAACACGCAGGCGCTGGCCGACGCGCAGGCCAGCGACGACGCCCGGGCCGACGGCGGGGCGCGCAGCGAGCTCGAGGGCATCCCGGTGCTGCTCAAGGACAACGTGGACACCGCCGACCTGCCGACCACCGCGGGCTCGCGGCTGCTGGTGGACAGCGAGCCCGACGACGCCACCGTCACCACCCGGCTGCTGGAGGCCGGGGCGATCGTGATCGGCAAGGCCAACCTGTCCGAGTGGGCCAACTTCCGCGGCGACGGCAGCACCAGTGGCTGGTCCGGGGTGGGCGGACAGACCGCGAACCCGTACGTCCTCGACCGCAACCCGTGCGGCTCGTCCTCCGGCTCCGGCGCCGGGGTCGCCGCCTCGTTCGCCCAGGTGGCGATCGGCACCGAGACCGACGGCTCCATCGTCTGCCCGGCCGGGGCCAACGGCGTCGTGGGGCTCAAGCCGACGCTGGGCCAGGTCAGCCGCACCGGCATCGTGCCGATCAGCGCCGAGCAGGACACCGCCGGGCCGATGGCCCGGCACACCGTGGACGCCGCGATCCTGCTGTCGGTGGTCGCCGGCGCGGACGACGAGGACGCCGCCACCGGGCTCGCCCCCGACGACGTGGACACCGCGTTCACCGACCTGGACCTCGACGCGCTGCAGGGCGCCCGGATCGGGGTGTGGTCCCCGGCCGCGGACTCCGGCGTGGACGCCGCGACCCTGCAGGTGCTCACCGACACCGTGGCCACCCTGGAGGCCGCCGGCGCCACCACGGTGCCCGTCGAGCTGCCCTACACCGAGGAGTTCGGCGCGGGTGAGACCCCGGCGCTGCTGGCCGAGTTCGACCGCGACCTCACCGCCTACCTCGAGGCCACCGACGGCGACGTCCCCGACGACCTGGCCGGCCTGGTCGCGGAGAACGCCGACGACCCGGTGGAGCTGGCCTACTTCGGCCAGGAGCTCCTCGTCGAGGCGATCGACGCCCCGGACGCGACCGCCACCCGGGAGACCATCCGCGACCTCGCGCAGCGGTCGATCGACGAGACGCTCGCCCAGGGCGCTGGCGCCGAGGACGACCTGACCGCGGTCGTCGCGCTGACCAACACCCCGGCCTGGCTCACCCGCTACCTGTCCGTCGACGGCGTCGCCGACGACTTCCTCTACAGCTCCTCGGGCCCGGCCGCGGTGGCCGGCTACCCGTCGGTGTCCGTGCCCGCCGGGTTCGCCGGTCCGCAGGGCGCCCTCCCGGTCGGGGTCAGCTTCACCGGCACCGGCTGGGCCGACGCCGACCTGCTCGACGTCGCCGCCGACTTCGAGGACGCCGCCCAGGCCCGCCGGGCCCCGGGCTTCCTGCCGACGGTGGGTGCCTGA
- a CDS encoding MFS transporter, producing MNSRRAYTVWVVGLAAYAVAVFHRGSLGVTAVDAQERFSAGASAVSLFLVLQLVVYAGLQVPVGIALDRFGSRALVATGALTMAAGQVLLAVATDVPTAVVARVLVGAGDAMTFISVLRVVTLWFSGPSVPVVTQLTGILGQVGQIAAAYPLVLALHHTSWTTTFLGAGAVGVLMAVLVVVFLKDSPPGTPVAPVAGWSEIRANVAGAWKESGTQIGLYTHLVTQFSGTVFALLWGYPFLVLGQGLSTGTAAGLLTLLVVVGMGVGPLLGKLCGRWPLRRSVLVFGIAGATITAWTVVLLWPGRAPLWLLVVLVVVLASNGPGSMIGFDYARTWNPVHRLGSASGVVNIGGFAASLLTVLAVGAVLDAQTPGASTAYDLGAFKAAFGVQYLFWAIGLAGVWRHRRRLRDRLASDGVVLTPLYTAVRSRVGRRS from the coding sequence GTGAACTCCCGCCGCGCGTACACCGTCTGGGTCGTAGGCCTGGCCGCGTACGCGGTGGCCGTCTTCCACCGCGGGTCCCTCGGCGTCACCGCCGTCGACGCCCAGGAGCGGTTCTCCGCCGGCGCCTCGGCGGTCAGCCTCTTCCTCGTCCTGCAGCTCGTGGTCTACGCCGGCCTGCAGGTGCCGGTGGGCATCGCACTGGACCGCTTCGGCTCGAGGGCGCTGGTCGCCACCGGCGCGCTCACCATGGCCGCCGGTCAGGTGCTGCTCGCCGTGGCCACCGACGTGCCCACCGCCGTCGTCGCCCGGGTGCTGGTCGGCGCCGGGGACGCGATGACCTTCATCAGCGTGCTGCGGGTCGTCACGCTCTGGTTCTCCGGGCCCAGCGTCCCGGTCGTCACCCAGCTCACCGGCATCCTCGGCCAGGTCGGCCAGATCGCGGCGGCCTACCCGCTGGTGCTGGCCCTGCACCACACCTCGTGGACGACGACGTTCCTGGGCGCCGGGGCGGTCGGGGTGCTGATGGCCGTGCTCGTGGTGGTCTTCCTGAAGGACTCCCCGCCCGGCACACCGGTGGCCCCGGTCGCGGGCTGGTCGGAGATCCGGGCCAACGTGGCCGGCGCCTGGAAGGAGTCCGGCACGCAGATCGGGCTCTACACCCACCTGGTCACCCAGTTCTCCGGCACCGTCTTCGCGCTGCTGTGGGGCTACCCGTTCCTGGTGTTGGGGCAGGGCCTGTCCACCGGCACCGCCGCCGGGCTGCTGACCCTGCTCGTCGTGGTCGGGATGGGCGTGGGACCGCTGCTGGGCAAGCTCTGCGGGCGGTGGCCGTTGCGCCGCTCGGTGCTGGTCTTCGGGATCGCCGGGGCCACGATCACCGCCTGGACGGTGGTGCTGCTGTGGCCCGGTCGTGCCCCGCTGTGGCTGCTGGTGGTGCTCGTCGTCGTGCTGGCCTCCAACGGCCCGGGCTCGATGATCGGCTTCGACTACGCCCGCACCTGGAACCCGGTGCACCGCCTCGGCAGCGCCAGCGGGGTGGTCAACATCGGCGGGTTCGCGGCCTCGCTGCTGACCGTGCTCGCCGTCGGTGCCGTGCTGGACGCCCAGACCCCGGGCGCGTCGACCGCCTACGACCTGGGGGCGTTCAAGGCAGCGTTCGGCGTCCAGTACCTGTTCTGGGCGATCGGCCTGGCCGGGGTGTGGCGGCACCGGCGGCGGCTGCGGGACCGGCTGGCCTCCGACGGCGTCGTGCTCACCCCGCTCTACACCGCGGTGCGCAGCCGGGTGGGACGTCGGTCGTGA
- a CDS encoding acyl-CoA dehydrogenase, with protein MQLHLSPEDQAFRDEMRTFFTTQFPKSIRDDVAAHRDVSKEQYVEAQRVLNAAGLAVPHWPVEWGGRDWTPLQRHIWREEMQLAAVPEPLAFNASMIGPVIAAFGNQEQKERFLPKTANLDIWWCQGFSEPDAGSDLASLRTTAVRDGEDWVVNGQKTWTTLGQYADWIFCLCRTDPGAEKKQRGISLLVFPMDTPGVTLRPIELLDGGFEVNEVFFEDVRVPAENLIGEENRGWDYAKFLLGNERVGIARVGATKRMIVDAKAHARSITVNGRPLLEEPTMAARIAELENDLLALELTALRVVANSTDGKPHPASSVLKLRGSELQQAATELVVDIAGPLSLASFADDADTDVPEWARVATPEYLNYRKVSIYGGSNEVQRTIIAGSILGL; from the coding sequence ATGCAGTTGCACCTGTCGCCCGAGGACCAGGCGTTCCGGGACGAGATGCGCACGTTCTTCACCACCCAGTTCCCGAAGTCCATCCGGGACGACGTCGCCGCCCACCGCGACGTGTCCAAGGAGCAGTACGTCGAGGCCCAGCGCGTGCTCAACGCCGCCGGTCTCGCCGTCCCGCACTGGCCCGTCGAGTGGGGCGGCCGGGACTGGACCCCGCTGCAGCGCCACATCTGGCGCGAGGAGATGCAGCTGGCCGCCGTCCCCGAGCCGCTGGCGTTCAACGCCTCGATGATCGGCCCGGTCATCGCGGCGTTCGGCAACCAGGAGCAGAAGGAGCGCTTCCTGCCCAAGACCGCCAACCTCGACATCTGGTGGTGCCAGGGCTTCTCCGAGCCCGACGCCGGCTCCGACCTGGCCAGCCTGCGCACCACCGCCGTCCGCGACGGCGAGGACTGGGTGGTCAACGGCCAGAAGACCTGGACGACGCTGGGCCAGTACGCCGACTGGATCTTCTGCCTGTGCCGCACCGACCCGGGTGCGGAGAAGAAGCAGCGCGGCATCTCGCTGCTGGTCTTCCCGATGGACACCCCCGGGGTCACGCTGCGCCCGATCGAGCTGCTCGACGGCGGCTTCGAGGTCAACGAGGTCTTCTTCGAAGACGTCCGGGTGCCTGCGGAGAACCTGATCGGCGAGGAGAACCGCGGCTGGGACTACGCCAAGTTCCTGCTGGGCAACGAGCGCGTGGGCATCGCCCGGGTCGGGGCCACCAAGCGGATGATCGTCGACGCCAAGGCGCACGCCCGCTCGATCACCGTCAACGGCCGGCCGCTGCTGGAGGAGCCGACCATGGCCGCCCGCATCGCCGAGCTGGAGAACGACCTGCTCGCCCTGGAGCTCACCGCGCTGCGCGTGGTGGCCAACTCCACCGACGGCAAGCCGCACCCGGCGTCCTCGGTGCTCAAGCTGCGCGGCTCGGAGCTGCAGCAGGCGGCCACCGAGCTGGTGGTCGACATCGCCGGCCCGCTGTCGCTGGCGTCCTTCGCCGACGACGCGGACACCGACGTCCCCGAGTGGGCCCGGGTGGCCACCCCGGAGTACCTGAACTACCGGAAGGTCTCCATCTACGGGGGCAGCAACGAAGTGCAGCGCACCATCATCGCCGGCTCGATCCTGGGGTTGTGA